Genomic segment of Oscillatoria salina IIICB1:
GTGGTTAAGTCGGGTACAGAAGTAGATATTCTCTCTAAACCCAATAAGAGAGAAGTTGCTGGTAAGGATGAACTGAGTGAGGGGGGGAATTGTCTTTGAGAAGAGCAATTCGGATGTAATGATTGGATGTCCGGGCTACAGTAATTAATAAATTCCCATAGTAAGTAATTTACAGACGCGAATTTTTGCGTCTGTAGTTATCAAACCGACAGAGAGACAGATAACTTAATTTTTCCATGGAGGACAAAACAATGGAAGATAAGCAAATGTTAATGATTCCTGGACCGACACCAGTACCAGAAAGGGTTTTGCTGGCAATGGCAAAGCATCCGATTGGGCATCGCAGTCCGGAATTTAGTAACTTAATTGCTGAGTGTAATGAGTTATTGCAGTGGTTACATCAAACCCAAAGTGATGTGCTGACTTTAACTGTAAGCGGTACAGGGGCAATGGAAGCGGGCATTATTAACTTCCTGAGTCGGGGCGATCGCGTTTTGGTCGGCTGTAATGGTAAGTTTGGCGAGCGCTGGGCGCAAGTGAGTGAGGCTTTTGGCTTACAGGTAGAAAAAATTACGGCTGAGTGGGGTAAGCCTCTGGATACTGAGGAATTTAAAGCTAAGTTGGAAGCTGATACGGAAAAGGAAATTAAGGCAGTAATTCTGACTCATTCGGAAACTTCTACAGGCGTTCTTAATGATTTACAGACTATTAACAGTTATGTGAAAAACCACGGCGAGGCTTTAATCATTGTCGATGCTGTTACCAGTTTGGGAGCGTTTGATTTACCGATTGATGAGTGGGGTTTGGATGTAGTCGCTTCTGGTTCCCAAAAAGGCTATATGATTCCTCCAGGTTTGGGTTTTGTGGCAGTCAGTCAGAAGGCTTGGTCTGCTTATGAAACTGCGACATTACCGAAGTTTTACTTAGATTTGGGTAAATACAAAAAAGCTAATGCCAAGAATAGCACTCCTTTTACACCGCCTGTAAATTTAATGTTTGGTTTGCAAGCGGCTTTACGGATGATGAAAGCTGAGGGGTTGTCAAATATTTTTGCTCGTCACCAACGAATGACTCAGGCGACTCGTGCAGGTGTGAAAGCTTTGGGTTTAAGTTTATTTGCTCCTGACGAAGCGGCGAGTACGGCAGTTACGGCGGTTGTTCCCGCAGCAGTAGAAGCTGAGAAAATTCGTTCAGTGATGAAAAAGCAGTTTGATATTGAGATGGCAGGCGGACAAGACCATTTAAAAGGTAAAATTTTCCGTATCGGTCATTTAGGCTTCGTCAGCGATCGCGACGTAGTG
This window contains:
- a CDS encoding pyridoxal-phosphate-dependent aminotransferase family protein, with amino-acid sequence MEDKQMLMIPGPTPVPERVLLAMAKHPIGHRSPEFSNLIAECNELLQWLHQTQSDVLTLTVSGTGAMEAGIINFLSRGDRVLVGCNGKFGERWAQVSEAFGLQVEKITAEWGKPLDTEEFKAKLEADTEKEIKAVILTHSETSTGVLNDLQTINSYVKNHGEALIIVDAVTSLGAFDLPIDEWGLDVVASGSQKGYMIPPGLGFVAVSQKAWSAYETATLPKFYLDLGKYKKANAKNSTPFTPPVNLMFGLQAALRMMKAEGLSNIFARHQRMTQATRAGVKALGLSLFAPDEAASTAVTAVVPAAVEAEKIRSVMKKQFDIEMAGGQDHLKGKIFRIGHLGFVSDRDVVTVLSALSATLTELGADNIHSSAGIEAAAKVFASA